A segment of the Micromonospora sediminicola genome:
CGAGCCGGAGCTGACCCGCGAGGAGTGGTACGAGCTGTGGCTCGCCGCCCGGGGCGAGCCGCTGCCCTGACCGGGCCGACGCCGCGGGGACGGCGACGCGGCCGTCCCCGCAGCGTGGCGCTCAGGCGGCGGCGCAGGCCGCGCCGTTGAGTGTGAAGGCGGTCGGTCGGGCGGTGTTGCCGGTGTGCGTGGCCTGGAAGCCGATGCTGGTCGACCCGTTCGGCGGGATGACCGCGTTGTAGGCGACGTTGCGGGCGGTCACCTGGCCGGAGGTGGGGGAGTAGGTCGCGTTCCACCCCGAGGTGACGGTCTGGCCGGCGGGCAGCGTGAACGCCAGGGACCAACCGTTCACCGCGACCGCGGAGGTGTTGCGGACGGTGACGTTCGCGGTCAGCCCGGAGTTCCACGCGTTGACCTCCACGGCCACCGTGCAGGCGCCGGCACCCGGTGACGTGGTGGGGGTCGGTGACGTGGTGGGGGTCGGCGACGCGGTGGGCGTCGGTGAGCCGGTCGGGCTGGGCGAGGTGGTCGGGCTCGGCGGCGTGGTCAGGCCGAAGAACTGGACGGCCGCCGCGGCCATGCCGCTCGCGGGCAGGCTGTGCCCGGCTCCCTGGATGCTGTAGGCCTCGACCTGCACGGTGCCGGCGCCGTCGGCGTACCGGCGCCGGTTCCAGTTCGCCTGCGGCGTGTCGGTGGAGGTCGGCGTCTGACCGAGCCCGAACACGTTCGTCCACTGCTCGATCGTCTCCTGGAGCAGCTGGTAGGGCACGAGCGTGTCGCTGGTGCCGTGCCACAGCTGCACCCGGGGGCGGGGGCCGGACCAGCCGGGGTAGGCCTGGCGGACCGCGTCACCCCACTGTTGCGGGGTGCGGTCCATCGCGCCACCGGTGCACCGGCTGGTCCCGGGCGGGTAGTCCGCCGCGTTGGCGAAGCAGGTGAACGGCACGCCCATGAACGCGGCCCCGGCCTTGAACACGTCGGGGTAGAGGGCCAGCATGTGGTTGGTCATCATGCCGCCGGAGGAGCTGCCGGTGGCGTAGACCCGGTCCGGGTCCGCGCCGTACTGCTGCTGGACGTGCCGGATCATCGAGATGATCGACACCGGGTCGCTGCCGCCGCCGCGGCGCTTGGCGGCGTCGGACCAGGTGTC
Coding sequences within it:
- a CDS encoding extracellular catalytic domain type 1 short-chain-length polyhydroxyalkanoate depolymerase, whose protein sequence is MRIRNIALLALAAALTAAGLVVPTVRPAYAATLTEVTSFGDNPGRMRMHVYVPDSRPARPATVVAMHGCGGSGPGFYSGSEFAALADRYGFIVIYPTATQQAGFGNCFDTWSDAAKRRGGGSDPVSIISMIRHVQQQYGADPDRVYATGSSSGGMMTNHMLALYPDVFKAGAAFMGVPFTCFANAADYPPGTSRCTGGAMDRTPQQWGDAVRQAYPGWSGPRPRVQLWHGTSDTLVPYQLLQETIEQWTNVFGLGQTPTSTDTPQANWNRRRYADGAGTVQVEAYSIQGAGHSLPASGMAAAAVQFFGLTTPPSPTTSPSPTGSPTPTASPTPTTSPTPTTSPGAGACTVAVEVNAWNSGLTANVTVRNTSAVAVNGWSLAFTLPAGQTVTSGWNATYSPTSGQVTARNVAYNAVIPPNGSTSIGFQATHTGNTARPTAFTLNGAACAAA